The Seleniivibrio woodruffii genome window below encodes:
- a CDS encoding DUF2061 domain-containing protein, which yields MFKETTTRSVLKAVSWRFFGTMTTMIIVYVMFRRIDLAVFTGILETLSKIALYFVHERIWNKIPIGKNNE from the coding sequence ATGTTTAAGGAAACCACCACACGATCAGTTCTGAAAGCCGTTTCATGGAGGTTTTTCGGAACGATGACCACTATGATAATCGTATATGTCATGTTCCGCAGAATAGACCTTGCGGTCTTTACAGGGATTCTTGAGACACTCTCAAAGATAGCCCTGTATTTCGTCCACGAACGCATCTGGAACAAAATCCCCATCGGCAAGAACAATGAATGA
- the cysD gene encoding sulfate adenylyltransferase subunit CysD — protein sequence MNDMSYLDRLEAESIHIIREAAAEAEKPVMLYSIGKDSSVMLHLAMKAFHPAKLPFPVMHVDTGWKFREMITFRDETAKRLGLDLIVYKNPEGEEQEINPFTHGSRIHTDVMKTDALKQALNLHGFDMIFGGARRDEEKSRAKERIFSYRDTNHRWDPKNQRPELWTHYNTKLNRGGSLRVFPLSNWTELDVWFYILRENIPVVPLYLAKQRPVADVDGVLIMADDDRLPEKYEITMQSVRFRTLGCYPLTGAVPSEASTLEQVIEEMMMSSMSERQGRVIDFDQSGAMEKKKTEGYF from the coding sequence ATGAATGATATGAGCTATCTGGACAGGCTTGAGGCCGAGAGCATCCACATAATCCGTGAAGCCGCCGCAGAGGCGGAAAAGCCCGTTATGCTCTACTCGATCGGCAAGGATTCGTCCGTAATGCTGCATCTGGCAATGAAAGCCTTCCATCCTGCAAAGCTCCCCTTCCCTGTTATGCACGTCGACACCGGCTGGAAATTCAGAGAGATGATAACCTTTCGGGATGAAACTGCGAAACGTCTGGGGCTTGACCTGATAGTCTATAAAAATCCCGAAGGCGAGGAACAGGAGATCAATCCTTTCACCCACGGAAGCAGGATACATACGGACGTTATGAAGACCGATGCCCTGAAACAGGCTCTGAACCTCCACGGATTCGATATGATATTCGGCGGAGCAAGGCGGGACGAAGAGAAGTCACGGGCAAAGGAACGCATTTTCTCATACAGAGACACTAACCACAGGTGGGATCCGAAAAATCAGCGTCCGGAACTCTGGACGCACTACAACACAAAACTTAACAGGGGCGGCAGCCTGCGGGTTTTCCCCCTTTCCAACTGGACGGAACTTGACGTCTGGTTCTATATCCTGCGTGAGAATATCCCCGTCGTGCCGCTTTATCTGGCAAAACAGAGACCCGTTGCGGACGTTGACGGCGTGCTCATTATGGCCGACGATGACAGGCTTCCTGAAAAATATGAGATAACCATGCAGTCGGTGCGTTTCCGTACACTGGGGTGCTACCCGCTTACGGGAGCAGTCCCTTCCGAAGCATCAACCCTTGAACAGGTCATAGAGGAGATGATGATGTCCTCCATGTCTGAACGGCAGGGACGTGTCATCGATTTCGACCAGTCCGGAGCGATGGAAAAAAAGAAGACGGAAGGCTATTTCTGA
- the cysC gene encoding adenylyl-sulfate kinase, whose protein sequence is MEKLKTYMEKDAAKQLIRFITCGSIDDGKSTLIGRLLHECRAVYDDQMAAVIRDSRTAGTTGDEPDLALIVDGLLAEREQGITIDVAHRYFSTAKRKFIILDTPGHEQYTRNMATGASNADLAVILIDSLKGISPQTVRHSYIVKLMGIKNAVVCVNKMDAQGYSQAVFDKIAADYAYLAAKIGLSYDIIPVSALKGDNITSKSLNTDWYSGQSLIDILESAEPAPSSEHGLLRLPVQYVLRPDNSFRGFCGRLESGTLSTGDRITVLPSGLSTNVKSLSLGDKPLDRASAPMSVTFTTTEEIDISRGDMAVTDKTSVLFGNSFRANLIWMDTEPLKLNKKYILKGSFGSVGAGIDKIYGRTDISTLESTDAVQLEMNDIADAGIVLDASKPFDTYDKCRITGSFILIDRMTSMTAAAGMITASRSPENVMWHSHSVDRERRIMLKGHRPAIIWLTGLSGSGKSTIANALDQRLNSLGVHTYLLDGDNIRHGLCKDLGFSAAHRDENIRRVGETAKLFADAGMIAIAAFISPFCAGRDSIRGGMPEGEFIEVFVDAPIEVCEERDPKNMYKKARRGEIKDFTGINSPYEAPQSPEIHIRTDKMSVGEAVDTILSHLRLKNII, encoded by the coding sequence ATGGAAAAGCTGAAAACATACATGGAAAAGGATGCCGCAAAACAGCTTATCAGGTTCATCACCTGCGGAAGCATTGACGACGGCAAAAGCACTCTGATAGGCAGGCTTCTCCACGAATGCAGAGCCGTTTATGACGACCAGATGGCAGCTGTAATAAGAGACAGCCGCACGGCGGGCACAACGGGGGATGAACCCGACCTCGCCCTCATAGTCGACGGCCTGCTGGCAGAGCGTGAGCAGGGCATAACCATTGACGTTGCCCATCGCTATTTCTCCACAGCAAAAAGAAAATTCATAATTCTGGACACCCCCGGGCACGAACAGTACACCAGAAACATGGCCACGGGAGCATCAAACGCCGATCTGGCGGTGATACTCATAGATTCACTCAAGGGCATAAGCCCTCAGACAGTACGCCATTCATACATAGTTAAGCTTATGGGAATAAAAAATGCCGTTGTCTGCGTCAATAAAATGGATGCACAGGGCTACTCTCAGGCTGTTTTTGACAAAATAGCCGCTGATTACGCCTATCTGGCTGCAAAAATCGGTCTTTCATATGACATAATCCCCGTTTCCGCCCTCAAAGGGGACAATATCACATCAAAAAGTCTGAATACGGACTGGTACTCCGGCCAAAGCCTCATTGATATTCTGGAATCGGCTGAACCTGCGCCAAGCTCCGAACACGGTCTCTTAAGACTCCCCGTTCAGTATGTTCTCAGACCCGACAACAGTTTCCGTGGATTTTGCGGAAGGCTGGAATCAGGAACTCTTTCGACTGGCGACAGAATCACGGTGCTCCCGTCAGGACTTTCCACAAATGTTAAAAGTCTGAGCCTCGGCGACAAACCTCTGGACAGAGCATCCGCTCCCATGTCGGTGACCTTCACCACAACCGAAGAGATCGACATCAGCAGGGGGGATATGGCTGTCACGGATAAGACATCCGTTCTGTTCGGCAACAGCTTCAGGGCGAACCTCATCTGGATGGATACGGAACCGCTGAAACTTAATAAAAAATATATCCTTAAAGGCTCTTTCGGCAGTGTCGGGGCGGGGATAGACAAAATATACGGCAGAACGGACATTTCCACCCTCGAAAGCACAGACGCAGTTCAGCTTGAAATGAACGACATAGCTGATGCCGGAATTGTTCTGGATGCATCAAAACCCTTTGATACATACGACAAATGCAGAATAACAGGCAGTTTCATCCTCATCGACAGGATGACATCCATGACAGCCGCCGCAGGAATGATAACCGCCAGCCGAAGCCCCGAAAATGTCATGTGGCACAGTCACTCGGTGGACAGGGAGCGGCGGATAATGCTGAAAGGGCACAGACCCGCAATCATCTGGCTGACAGGTCTGAGCGGCTCCGGAAAATCCACCATCGCAAACGCACTCGACCAGAGGCTGAACAGCCTCGGAGTACATACATACCTTCTGGACGGCGACAATATCCGCCACGGGCTATGCAAAGATCTCGGGTTTTCAGCCGCACACAGAGACGAGAACATCAGACGTGTGGGTGAAACAGCAAAGCTTTTCGCCGATGCCGGCATGATAGCCATTGCGGCGTTCATTTCACCCTTTTGTGCAGGCAGAGACAGCATAAGGGGCGGGATGCCCGAAGGTGAGTTCATTGAAGTGTTTGTGGACGCACCCATTGAGGTCTGCGAAGAACGTGACCCCAAAAACATGTATAAGAAGGCACGCAGAGGCGAGATCAAGGACTTTACGGGCATAAACTCGCCCTATGAAGCACCCCAGTCGCCTGAAATCCACATCCGCACCGATAAAATGAGTGTCGGCGAAGCTGTGGATACGATACTCAGCCACCTGCGCCTTAAAAATATAATCTAA
- a CDS encoding CinA family nicotinamide mononucleotide deamidase-related protein produces the protein MVRCAIFAIGSELLEGSIVDTNSAWLGSRLTKAGFNVEQVRLIPDNREMIVSIFRQALNEYDCVLTTGGLGPTFDDLTAETVAEAVGVSAVLNETAKEHMINRLKNRNVTIKESHYRQAMLPEGCMLFPNERGTALGFGVEKNGNVIISMPGVPYETYLMFDEHIMPYLRSRFEMKERHSVDIRIGGLPESDVDDVLREFGFPEGLECIINVAKGEILVKLRGFDVELINEYAGRVRGRFEKNFIGFGTDGIAAVLLRTLREKGMTLSVAESCTGGLIGKELTDISGSSDVFMGGIISYSNDAKIRLLRVPENIIVNHGAVSEECARAMAIGAANQLRTTASVAVTGVAGPNGGTAEKPVGTVCIAWCVEKTVISKKFDFPGDREAIRIRTMKAALIGLNDLLKKGSL, from the coding sequence ATGGTCAGATGCGCAATTTTCGCAATAGGCAGCGAGCTTCTGGAGGGGAGCATCGTTGACACCAACTCCGCATGGCTGGGCTCAAGGCTCACAAAGGCGGGCTTCAATGTTGAACAGGTCAGACTAATTCCCGACAACAGAGAGATGATAGTTTCAATTTTCAGACAGGCTCTGAACGAGTACGACTGTGTGCTCACCACCGGCGGACTGGGGCCGACCTTCGATGACCTCACCGCAGAGACAGTGGCGGAGGCTGTGGGAGTTTCGGCTGTACTGAACGAAACCGCCAAAGAGCACATGATAAACAGGCTGAAAAACAGAAACGTTACCATAAAAGAGAGCCACTACCGTCAGGCGATGCTTCCGGAAGGGTGCATGCTGTTCCCCAACGAAAGGGGCACTGCGCTGGGGTTCGGAGTGGAGAAGAACGGAAACGTCATAATCAGCATGCCGGGCGTGCCTTATGAGACCTATCTGATGTTTGATGAGCATATTATGCCGTACCTGCGAAGCAGATTTGAGATGAAGGAGCGGCACAGTGTGGATATCCGCATCGGCGGACTGCCTGAGTCAGATGTTGACGACGTTCTGCGTGAGTTCGGTTTCCCCGAAGGCCTTGAGTGCATCATAAACGTTGCCAAAGGCGAAATACTGGTTAAGCTGAGAGGCTTTGACGTTGAACTGATAAACGAATATGCCGGGCGGGTTCGTGGAAGATTTGAAAAGAACTTCATAGGATTCGGCACAGACGGCATTGCGGCAGTGCTTCTTCGCACCCTGCGTGAGAAGGGTATGACCCTTTCCGTGGCGGAGAGCTGCACGGGCGGACTCATCGGCAAGGAACTGACCGATATATCCGGCTCAAGTGATGTTTTCATGGGCGGAATAATTTCATACAGCAACGATGCGAAGATAAGACTTCTCAGGGTTCCTGAGAACATAATAGTGAACCACGGAGCGGTGAGCGAGGAGTGCGCAAGGGCAATGGCCATAGGTGCGGCTAATCAGCTGAGAACAACTGCTTCGGTGGCTGTGACAGGGGTTGCGGGGCCGAACGGCGGCACTGCTGAAAAACCCGTTGGCACGGTCTGCATTGCGTGGTGTGTTGAAAAGACGGTGATATCTAAAAAATTCGATTTCCCAGGTGACAGGGAGGCCATACGCATACGCACGATGAAGGCGGCGCTGATAGGCCTTAACGACCTTCTTAAAAAGGGATCTCTTTAG
- a CDS encoding phosphatidylglycerophosphatase A family protein yields MDRFAKFLALGFGSGLAPKAPGTFGTLAGVVIVVLTSQLPYFFNAALFVLLLVSGVWAADRYEKLTGKKDASEVVIDEIAAYFMIYLFIPANLITVIIGFVLFRIFDIAKPYPIKKLEKIDGGLGVMADDIMAGLYSTVILGILYLAYASFFSHI; encoded by the coding sequence ATGGACAGATTCGCAAAGTTTCTGGCACTCGGTTTCGGCTCCGGTCTGGCTCCCAAAGCACCCGGAACTTTCGGAACCCTTGCGGGCGTTGTCATTGTTGTGCTGACATCACAGCTCCCCTATTTTTTCAATGCGGCACTTTTCGTTCTGCTTCTGGTGAGCGGAGTCTGGGCTGCGGACAGATATGAGAAGCTTACGGGCAAAAAGGACGCCTCCGAGGTCGTCATAGACGAGATAGCCGCTTATTTCATGATATATCTGTTCATCCCCGCAAACCTTATAACTGTAATAATAGGTTTTGTGCTGTTCAGAATTTTTGACATCGCAAAACCATATCCAATAAAAAAACTGGAGAAGATAGACGGAGGGCTCGGCGTCATGGCGGACGACATCATGGCGGGGCTTTATTCCACGGTTATCCTTGGAATACTCTATCTCGCTTATGCATCGTTCTTTTCCCACATATAG
- the hisA gene encoding 1-(5-phosphoribosyl)-5-[(5-phosphoribosylamino)methylideneamino]imidazole-4-carboxamide isomerase: protein MLIIPAIDLLNAKAVRLKQGDMDDFTVYYDNPLDAAKMFADMGVKRLHIVDLDGAKKGETTNFSLIEKMVATAGMDIEVGGGIRDMKKLKAYFEIGVKYGILGTVVVKNPEFVKEAMSEFPDRIILGVDAKDGYVATEGWYEKSTVTAVELINSYEGYSAESVIYTDISRDGMLTGINIEATLSLAESIKYPVIASGGLKGIEDIKALQGKKGILGAITGKAFYEGKIDLKEALELQD, encoded by the coding sequence ATGCTGATAATACCCGCCATCGACCTCCTGAACGCCAAGGCCGTCAGGCTGAAACAGGGGGATATGGACGATTTCACAGTTTACTATGACAACCCGCTGGATGCGGCGAAGATGTTCGCCGACATGGGGGTTAAACGTCTTCATATAGTCGACCTTGACGGAGCCAAGAAAGGGGAGACAACCAACTTCTCTCTCATTGAAAAGATGGTGGCCACCGCCGGAATGGACATTGAGGTGGGCGGCGGAATCCGCGACATGAAGAAGCTGAAAGCCTATTTCGAGATAGGCGTTAAATATGGGATCCTCGGCACTGTTGTGGTCAAGAACCCTGAGTTTGTGAAAGAGGCCATGAGCGAGTTTCCCGACAGAATAATTCTGGGAGTGGACGCAAAAGACGGCTACGTTGCCACCGAGGGTTGGTATGAAAAGAGCACCGTCACTGCGGTTGAGCTTATCAACAGCTATGAGGGCTACTCAGCAGAGAGTGTCATTTACACAGACATTTCAAGGGACGGTATGCTGACCGGAATAAACATCGAGGCGACTCTGTCGCTGGCAGAGAGCATAAAATATCCTGTCATAGCCTCCGGCGGTCTCAAAGGCATCGAAGATATAAAGGCTCTTCAGGGTAAAAAGGGCATTCTGGGTGCAATCACCGGAAAGGCCTTTTATGAAGGTAAGATAGATCTTAAAGAAGCCCTTGAGCTTCAGGACTGA
- the hisH gene encoding imidazole glycerol phosphate synthase subunit HisH, whose product MIAVIDYGMGNLRSVEKALQSLGFDAQITSDPEKVVKADRAVLPGVGAFADCRTGLVDSGLREAAAQFIKTGKPFLGICVGMQLLFEKSLEFGEHEGLGYFKGTVRKFPDEIIARGMKIPQMGWNRINKKMTHPLLDGIETGDYFYFVHSYCVKAEEAGVEALSCEYGIDFSAMVIRDNMAATQFHPEKSQKLGLHLLKNFGEWKC is encoded by the coding sequence ATGATAGCAGTAATAGATTACGGCATGGGAAACCTGCGGAGTGTTGAAAAAGCCCTCCAGTCGCTGGGTTTCGATGCGCAGATAACCTCCGATCCCGAAAAGGTTGTGAAGGCCGACAGAGCCGTGCTTCCGGGCGTGGGCGCATTTGCCGACTGCCGCACGGGGCTTGTCGACAGCGGACTCAGGGAAGCGGCGGCGCAGTTCATCAAAACCGGAAAACCCTTTCTGGGAATCTGTGTGGGCATGCAGCTGCTTTTCGAAAAGAGCCTTGAGTTCGGCGAGCACGAGGGGCTTGGCTATTTCAAAGGCACAGTCAGAAAGTTTCCCGATGAGATAATCGCCAGGGGAATGAAGATCCCCCAGATGGGCTGGAACAGAATCAACAAAAAAATGACGCATCCGCTTCTTGACGGCATAGAGACAGGGGACTACTTTTACTTTGTCCACTCCTACTGCGTGAAGGCGGAGGAGGCGGGAGTGGAAGCTCTCTCCTGCGAATACGGAATAGATTTCTCTGCCATGGTCATCCGTGACAACATGGCCGCCACCCAGTTTCACCCTGAAAAGAGCCAGAAACTGGGACTGCATCTGCTTAAAAACTTCGGAGAATGGAAATGCTGA
- the hisB gene encoding imidazoleglycerol-phosphate dehydratase HisB yields MAERKSSISRKTTETEIALTLNVDGGGKYSVDTGIGFLNHMLELFTRHGGFDIELKARGDLHIDGHHTAEDIGIVLGDAFREALGDKRGIRRYGFFLLPMDETLIECAVDFSGRTYLNFDADIPAEKVGDFDTELTEEFFKAFADRAGINLHIIKRYGRNTHHIIEGIFKCVARAIKDAVRIESDQVMSTKGTL; encoded by the coding sequence GTGGCAGAGAGAAAATCAAGCATATCAAGGAAGACCACGGAGACGGAAATAGCACTTACGCTTAACGTCGACGGCGGCGGAAAATATTCTGTTGATACAGGGATAGGTTTCCTTAACCACATGCTTGAGCTTTTCACAAGACACGGCGGGTTCGACATTGAGCTTAAGGCCAGAGGCGACCTGCACATCGACGGACACCACACAGCCGAAGACATCGGCATTGTTCTGGGCGATGCTTTCCGTGAGGCTCTGGGCGACAAAAGGGGAATCCGCAGATACGGCTTTTTCCTGCTGCCCATGGATGAAACCCTCATAGAATGTGCTGTGGACTTTTCGGGCAGGACTTATCTTAACTTCGATGCGGATATCCCTGCGGAGAAGGTCGGCGATTTCGACACGGAGCTTACCGAGGAGTTTTTCAAGGCGTTTGCGGACAGAGCGGGCATCAACCTGCACATTATTAAAAGATACGGAAGGAACACCCACCACATCATCGAGGGGATATTCAAATGCGTTGCCAGAGCCATCAAAGATGCGGTGCGCATTGAGTCCGATCAGGTGATGTCCACAAAGGGCACTCTTTAA
- a CDS encoding phosphate-starvation-inducible PsiE family protein: protein MRYRKSLTKNYDLNEHDVDNLLFIKPMISRYKDEFIEDFTEKMKTFPLSEKQAAAMGSNMNKLGSWFDTLFDGNADNAYFAFVGKLGESLNKYKFEQEFITAMISFSRLWIHEKIFGLVDDEVRRKKILISMHKMMDINSEIILGSYYDKLVSSYNPVHSYRNKVVDISEKFSFFVHTLMVITLIGLTLTAGVAFLAETVHLFGKKPDHALITALGSLLIIWVLVELLHTEIQMIKGGKFKNSIFISVALIAFIRDLMIITLKHETTNVLQQGFILLAITVLGLVYWLIVRTENNN, encoded by the coding sequence ATGAGATACCGCAAGTCGCTGACTAAAAACTATGACCTTAATGAACACGATGTAGATAATCTGCTGTTCATAAAGCCTATGATTTCACGTTACAAAGACGAATTCATCGAAGATTTCACCGAAAAGATGAAAACCTTCCCCCTGAGCGAAAAGCAGGCCGCCGCAATGGGTTCCAACATGAACAAGCTCGGCTCATGGTTCGACACACTCTTTGACGGCAATGCGGACAACGCCTATTTTGCCTTTGTAGGCAAGCTGGGCGAATCGCTTAACAAATATAAGTTCGAGCAGGAATTTATCACAGCCATGATAAGTTTCAGCAGGCTCTGGATCCATGAAAAGATATTCGGTCTTGTGGATGACGAGGTTCGCAGAAAGAAGATCCTCATTTCAATGCACAAGATGATGGACATAAACAGCGAGATTATTCTGGGTTCCTACTATGACAAGCTGGTCAGCTCGTACAACCCCGTACACAGCTACCGCAACAAAGTTGTGGACATCAGCGAAAAGTTCTCATTTTTCGTTCACACCCTTATGGTGATAACCCTCATAGGGCTTACTCTGACGGCGGGCGTTGCGTTTCTTGCGGAAACGGTACATCTATTCGGCAAAAAGCCCGACCACGCACTCATCACGGCGCTGGGTTCACTGCTTATCATCTGGGTGCTGGTGGAACTTCTGCACACCGAGATTCAGATGATAAAGGGCGGAAAGTTCAAGAACTCAATATTCATCAGCGTTGCGCTGATAGCATTCATCAGGGATCTCATGATAATCACGCTCAAACACGAAACAACCAACGTGCTCCAGCAGGGCTTCATTCTCCTTGCCATAACAGTTCTGGGTCTTGTTTACTGGCTTATTGTCCGCACCGAAAATAACAACTAA
- the secA gene encoding preprotein translocase subunit SecA has protein sequence MFKSVLQKIFGSYAERYIKSMQPMVSAVAALEPKMQELGFDQLAEAAQMLRDKLKEGATEDEILNQTFALVREAGRRTLNMRHFDVQLMGGYALHKGKISEMRTGEGKTLVATLAMTLNALGGKGAHLVTVNDYLARRDAQWMSPIYLSLGLTVGIINHERSFLVEWDDKEAFTTKLSDVTRQEAYAADITYGTNNEFGFDYLRDNMKPPHEPTSQRELNFAIVDEVDSILIDEARTPLIISGPTERSTEKYYNVDAVVKNLRIDEHYTKDEKSRTVQLKDEGINVVEREMNIENLYDIKYVDVLHNVNNSLKAHAIFKKDVDYVVKDGKVVIVDEFTGRLQPGRRYSDGMHQALEAKEGVNIESENQTLASITYQNYFRMYKKLAGMTGTALTEANEFMSIYNLGVAVIPTNMRMIRNDHTDVIFRTAKEKYIAIVDEIEEMNRTGRPVLVGTSSIEKSELVSDLLNRRKIKHEVLNAKNHEREAEIVKDAGLKGAVTIATNMAGRGTDIKLGEGVRELGGLHIIGTDRHESRRIDNQLRGRAGRQGDPGSSRFFVSLEDDLMRIFGSEKIAGIMQKLGMKEGESIEHPIISRSIEGAQKKVEAYHFEIRKHLLDYDNVMNQQRNVIYTLRKDIIAGEALDEIISETIDNVIDTMTETYVSAAEKPDYEAFEKEIYEIFDIEFRFDEDRKNFHNELVRLKELAAGKLAAKKESFGDFFPEVVRFLFTTILDNKWKENLLQMDHLRDSVGLRGYGQKDPLNEYKREAYNLFVGMMNKVNNEVVRVLLHVELNRQSDIQEAEQKQERVQTREEQRDIFAEQPRQQSEEKRSPIKREYPKVGRNDPCPCGSGKKYKKCHGINETDADED, from the coding sequence ATGTTCAAATCTGTTCTGCAAAAAATCTTCGGCTCCTATGCCGAACGCTATATCAAATCCATGCAGCCTATGGTCTCTGCCGTGGCTGCCCTTGAACCTAAAATGCAGGAGCTTGGTTTCGACCAGCTGGCCGAAGCGGCTCAGATGCTCAGAGACAAGCTGAAAGAGGGAGCAACCGAGGACGAAATCCTCAACCAGACCTTCGCCCTCGTTCGTGAGGCGGGCCGCAGAACCCTCAACATGCGTCATTTCGACGTTCAGCTTATGGGCGGATATGCTCTGCACAAAGGCAAAATATCCGAGATGAGAACCGGTGAAGGTAAAACCCTCGTGGCAACCCTCGCAATGACCCTCAACGCTCTGGGCGGAAAAGGTGCGCACCTTGTAACTGTGAACGACTACCTCGCCAGACGTGACGCACAGTGGATGAGCCCCATCTATCTGTCCCTTGGACTCACAGTGGGCATCATTAACCATGAACGCTCATTCCTTGTGGAATGGGACGACAAAGAAGCGTTTACAACCAAACTCTCAGACGTTACACGTCAGGAGGCATACGCCGCCGACATCACATACGGAACTAACAACGAGTTCGGTTTCGACTATCTCCGTGACAACATGAAGCCGCCCCACGAACCCACATCTCAAAGGGAACTGAACTTCGCCATTGTGGATGAGGTGGACTCCATCCTTATCGATGAGGCGAGAACACCCCTCATCATCTCCGGCCCCACAGAGAGAAGCACTGAAAAATACTACAACGTTGACGCAGTGGTCAAAAACCTGCGCATCGATGAGCACTATACAAAAGACGAAAAGAGCAGAACAGTTCAGCTCAAGGACGAGGGCATAAACGTTGTGGAACGTGAGATGAACATTGAAAACCTCTACGACATCAAATATGTCGACGTTCTGCACAACGTAAACAACTCACTGAAAGCACATGCGATCTTCAAGAAAGACGTGGACTACGTCGTTAAAGACGGCAAGGTCGTAATAGTTGACGAATTTACCGGACGTCTCCAGCCCGGCAGACGCTACTCCGACGGCATGCATCAGGCTCTGGAAGCCAAAGAGGGCGTGAATATCGAGAGCGAAAACCAGACGCTGGCATCCATCACCTATCAGAACTATTTCAGAATGTACAAGAAACTGGCAGGTATGACAGGTACGGCTCTTACAGAGGCAAACGAGTTCATGTCCATCTATAATCTGGGCGTGGCAGTTATCCCCACCAACATGAGAATGATCCGTAACGACCATACCGACGTTATCTTCCGCACGGCGAAAGAGAAATATATCGCCATCGTGGACGAGATAGAAGAGATGAACAGGACAGGCAGACCCGTTCTGGTGGGTACAAGCTCCATCGAAAAATCCGAGCTGGTGAGCGACCTGCTCAACCGCAGAAAGATAAAGCATGAAGTGCTGAACGCAAAGAACCACGAGCGTGAAGCTGAGATCGTTAAAGACGCAGGTCTTAAAGGTGCGGTGACCATCGCAACCAACATGGCCGGACGAGGAACCGACATCAAGCTCGGCGAAGGCGTTCGTGAGCTGGGCGGTCTGCATATCATCGGTACGGACAGACACGAATCCAGACGTATCGACAATCAGCTGAGAGGCCGTGCGGGACGTCAGGGCGACCCCGGTTCATCCCGTTTCTTCGTTTCACTGGAAGACGACCTTATGCGCATCTTCGGTTCCGAAAAGATAGCGGGCATCATGCAGAAACTGGGCATGAAAGAGGGCGAATCCATCGAACACCCCATCATCAGCCGCTCCATCGAAGGTGCACAGAAGAAGGTCGAGGCTTACCACTTCGAAATCAGAAAGCACCTGCTTGACTACGACAACGTAATGAACCAGCAGAGAAACGTTATCTATACTCTGCGTAAGGATATCATTGCCGGTGAGGCTCTGGATGAGATCATCTCGGAGACCATCGACAACGTCATCGACACCATGACCGAAACCTACGTTTCCGCCGCTGAAAAGCCCGACTACGAAGCGTTTGAAAAAGAGATTTATGAGATTTTCGACATAGAGTTCCGTTTTGACGAGGACAGAAAGAACTTCCACAACGAGCTTGTGCGTCTGAAAGAACTTGCCGCCGGAAAACTGGCTGCGAAAAAAGAGAGCTTCGGCGACTTCTTCCCTGAGGTTGTCCGCTTCCTCTTCACAACAATCCTTGACAATAAATGGAAAGAGAACCTGCTCCAGATGGACCATCTGCGTGACTCGGTAGGTCTCAGAGGCTACGGCCAGAAAGACCCGCTGAACGAGTATAAGCGTGAGGCATATAACCTGTTCGTCGGCATGATGAACAAGGTCAACAACGAGGTTGTCAGAGTTCTGCTCCACGTTGAGCTTAACAGACAGTCGGACATTCAGGAAGCCGAGCAGAAGCAGGAGCGTGTGCAGACCAGAGAGGAACAGAGGGACATCTT